DNA sequence from the Prolixibacter sp. SD074 genome:
TTCGTCGCGAAACTCAAATTTGGCTGCTACCTTTTGTTTTATCGCTGCTGTGTCGCTCGGATTTTTCTTCTTCTGGTCCTGGCTGGTTTGAGTGTTACATCCAGCCAAAAATAATGCCGTAGCTATAAATACGAAGGCAGTAAACCGGCTCATCTTACTTATTTTCCATCCAACAGTCCGCGGCCGGCTTTTACAACACGGCCATCTTCCTGAAAATCCTTGCTTATCCGATCGAGTACTCCATTAATAAAGGTGGAACTACGCTTCGTACTGTAATATTTCGAAAGTTCGATGTATTCGTTCAGCGTTACTTTAATCGGAATGGATGGGAAATCGGTTAATTCGGTAATGGCCATCTCCAGTATGAGTACGTCCATCAGCGCAACACGTTCCACATCCCAGTTTTTGGTGTACAACTCGATGATTTTGTGATTTTCCTCGTGTTTCAGAATCGTTTTCCTGAACAATTTAATGGTGTAATCGCGATCTTCATCGTCCTTGTAAAGTGAAAGCAAGCGAAGGTTTGGAGACGGATCCTGTTTTACTTTTTTGATGGTTTTTATGACCATACTGACAACAAAATCCAGGTCGTCGTTCCAGTAAATGCTTTGTTCTTCCAGTTCGCTTTCGAAAAGATCGTTGTTCAGTACCATTTCAATGAAGAAACGTTCGCAAAGCTTCTGGTCAGATTGAATACTATTCGATTCAGCCAAAAGGTATTGCTGGTAAAATTTTGATTCAACCAATTCGCGGTAAAGCTTCCGGATTAGTTCCGGATTTTCCTTCCAGCTAATTTTATTTTGCTCAATGTAGCTGTTCAGTGCTTCATTTTCTTTCAGCCGGTTAATAATGTGATTATCGACAAAACGTGTGTTGGGGTGAAGATCGTCCCAAGATGGAATATTTTTATGTTTTCCGGCTGTCTGTCGTTCTTTGGCTAAATCACGAATTTCAATAAGCAAAGCAAACAATAAGTGATAGAGGTCGTATGTTTTGCGGATGCTGAAGTTTAGTTCTGATTCTGACTGGTTAATGGTTTTCCCTGTTGTGGTAAAGTGGGCATACAGAATCTGCAATACCTTGGTGCGGATGATCCTACGGCTAATCATAATCGGGCAAGAACTTTCTTTTTATTAATTGATTCCTGTTACAATACGTTACGACGGCAAAAATACAATATTTATTGGATGTACAGACCAATTCGGTGAACGTTCCTGTCTTTATTTATGATTTATTGATATTGGCTGTAAATCTGACGGTTCAGGATGACTTTCCATCATCGGGAAAGCTTTGTGATGAATCGGATAGTTTTGTTTTCCCGGAGTCGGATACCGGGAAGGTTTCAATGGCTTTTTCTTCGGTAGAAGACGCTTCATCCTCCTCATCTTCTTCATCCCATGGATGTTCTTCCGCAGGAGGTCCTTTTTTCCGGTAAACAACAGCCAGCACAATACCCGAAACACCTCCCCATAAATGCCCTTCCCATGAAATTTCGGGTTTCATGGGAAAGATTCCCCAAAACAGACCTCCATATAGGAAAACTACAATGATTGATATGGTGAGCAAACGAACATTGTTGCGAACAATACCGCTCATAAAGAGAAAGGCGGCCAAACCGTAAATAACCCCGCTGGCCCCAATATGCCAGGCTTCCCGTGCTCCCAGCCAAACGAATATTCCCGATAAGATCCAGATGAGGAAAAAGATGCGGTAGGCTAATTCCCGGTAGAAAAATAACAGGGCAAGGGTTAATAAGAAAAGTGGAACAGTATTGGCCATCAGGTGGCTGAAGCTACCGTGGACCAATGGCGCGGTAATGATTCCGGGCAATCCTTTCACATGCAGGGGATAGATCCCTCCCGGTGCCAGGTCGAGGTGAAACTCTGTTTCAAATAACCTGATTAGCCAAAGCAGAACAATCAGAAAAGTGGGAAAGAACAGGCTATGCCTGAAAATCCGTTTATCCAGTTGCTTTTGCTCTTCGGTGTAGTGATTGCCCGGAATATACCGGAATACGCTCATTTTTTCATTTTTTGCCGAAGCAGGTTTCCGAACGTGTGAATGTCTTCTTCCGTCGTATCGAACGAGGTCATCCAGCGTACTTCATTGCGCTGCTCGTCCCAGGTATAAAAGAAAAACTCTTTTTGTAATTCAAGGATTAATTCGCCTGGAATGATAGCAAATACGCCGTTTGCATCTACTGGCTGGGTAATTTCAACTCCTTCGATGGATCGAATTTCTTCTTCCAGTAACCGGGCCATACGGTTGGCATGCGTTGCATTTTTCTTCCACAATCCGTCGCCCAGGTAAGGAATAAATTGGGTACTAATGAAGCGCATTTTAGAACTTAACTGTGCAGCCTGTTTGCGAAAATATTTCGTGAAAGTAGCCAGTTCCGGTTTGAAGGAAACAACCGCTTCCCCTATCATCATACCATTTTTGGTACCTCCGAAGGAAAGAATATCGACTCCTGCATCGCGGGTGAATTCGCGAAAGTTCATATCAAGCGCTACAGCCGCATTGGCCAAACGGGCACCATCCATGTGGAGGTACATACCATGCCCGTGCGCTAAATCAGCCAAAGCCTGAATTTCTTCTTTCCGGTAAACGGTTCCCAATTCGGTGGCCTGCGTAATGCTGATAACTCCGGGCTGGGCATGGTGCTCGAAGCCAAAACCATGAAGATGCGGTTTGATATCTTCCGGACGAAGCTTTCCGTCTGAAGTGCTGACCGGGAGAAGCTTGCTGCCGGTAAATTTTTCCGGGGCACCGCATTCGTCCACCTGGATGTGTGCCGTTTCGGCGCAGATGATGGAATTGAATGAACGGGAGGCTGATTTCAAACTGAGAATATTGGCTCCGGTGCCGTTGAATACGAAAAATACTTCGGTATCGTTACCAAACTCCTTTTTAAAAAGTTGTATGGCTTGTTCGGTCCATCTATCTCCGCCGTAACCAACGGCATGGCCCTGGTTGGCTTCAACCATTGCGTTCAGAATATCGGGGTGAATGCCCGAATTATTGTCGCTGGCAAAGCCTCTTTCATGTGTCATGTATAAATCTGCTTTATAATTAAACTTCCTGATGTTTTTACTATGCTCGGCGGTATTTTGTGCCGACTTGAAGTTACGATATTAACTATTCTGCACAAAAATATGTTTCTTTTTCGATTTAATTATTGTATTTTCAATTACACGGAAACGTTGATTTTAATGGTTATCCAAACCGGATGGCCATTTTTTCTCTGATAGTGGTGATGATAAATTGGTAATGGACTTGAGATGAGAAAGAAAGAGAAAAGTGTGGTTAGTATTTTCTGGTTCCGTCGCGACCTGCGGCTGGAAGACAATGTTGGTCTCATGCATGCCCTGAAAACCAGGGAAAATGTGTTGCCTTTGTTTGTATTTGACCCGGAAGTTTTTCAACGGGACGAAAACAACCGAAATGTTCAGGTGGGCTTTGTGTATGATACATTACTGGGAATAAAAGAAAAACTTGAAATTATTGGTTCCGGGTTGTATGTGGCTGCCGGCAAACCGCTCGATGTCTTTAAGGCATTGATGGACAGCTATCATATTTTCTGTGTGTATGCCAACCGGGAGTATGAACCTTATACGCTTCGGCGGGATGACGAAGTTGCTGCTTATCTTACCAGCCAGAGGGTGGAGTTTCATACCTATAAGGATCATGTTTTGTTTGAGCAAAACGAAATTGTAAAAGACAACGGTGAACCCTATACGGTATTTACGGCCTACAAACAACGGTTTCAGCGAAAGCTGAATCAGTCGATGGTTGTGGCGGCAGTAATTTCAACGTATGCATATAATTTTCTCAGGACTTTGCCGCTTGCCATGCCTTCGCTGGAGAGTATGGGATATTCGCGGGTAGAAGTACCTGTTCCTCCCCGGAAGTTACCTGCCGGGTTGCTGAAGGGTTATGAAACGGATCGGGATTTTCCTGCCCGGAATGGAACGTCACATCTTGGTGTGCACCTGCGATTTGGCACCGTAAGTATCCGGAAAGTAACGGCGCTGGCGATGCAACATTCCGATACGTTTCTGAATGAACTGATTTGGCGGAACTTTTACAGTGTTATCTTGTGGTTTTTTCCCCGGGTTGTTCATGCTTCTTTTAAGCCGGCTTACGATGAAATTGTCTGGGACAACAACAAGGAGCATTTCAAAGCCTGGTGCGAAGGACGGACCGGCTATCCGTTGGTTGATGCCGGGATGCGCGAACTGAACGCCACCGGATACATGCACAACCGTGTGCGGATGGTTACGGCCAGTTTCCTGTGCAAACATTTGCTTGTCGACTGGCGTTGGGGAGAAGCATATTTTGCCCGGAAATTATTGGATTATGATTTGGCGTCGAATAATGGAGGGTGGCAGTGGGCTGCTGGCTCGGGAAACGATTCAGCGCCTTATTTTCGTGTTTTTAATCCGGAATTGCAGGCCAAGAAGTTTGATCCGGACGGAGAGTACATTGTAAAATGGATTCCGGAATATGGAACGATGTCCTATCCGAAACCCATTGTAGTTCACGCCGAAGCCTGTGAACGGGCGCTTGCACGTTATGCCGAAGCAGTAAAAGCTAAAGCTTAGTTTTTGCTTTCAATCCAGCTAATGATCTTTTCTGAATCAGGCTTATCCTGAGGCAATGCTACACCAACCAGGTGGCCTGTTTTGTCAATCATGAACTTCTGAAAGTTCCATTTGATTGGTGCGTCCATTATACCATTCTTCGATTTCTCTGTCAGCCACTGGTAGAGCGGGGCCATGTCATCACCCTTCACTGAAATCTTTGACATCATCGGAAAGGTAACATCGTAATTTTCGGTACAGAAAGTTTTAATCTGGCTGTTCGTCCCTGGTTCCTGGTGCATAAAATTGTTGGCCGGAAAGCCGACAATAACAA
Encoded proteins:
- a CDS encoding rhomboid family intramembrane serine protease; its protein translation is MSVFRYIPGNHYTEEQKQLDKRIFRHSLFFPTFLIVLLWLIRLFETEFHLDLAPGGIYPLHVKGLPGIITAPLVHGSFSHLMANTVPLFLLTLALLFFYRELAYRIFFLIWILSGIFVWLGAREAWHIGASGVIYGLAAFLFMSGIVRNNVRLLTISIIVVFLYGGLFWGIFPMKPEISWEGHLWGGVSGIVLAVVYRKKGPPAEEHPWDEEDEEDEASSTEEKAIETFPVSDSGKTKLSDSSQSFPDDGKSS
- a CDS encoding low specificity L-threonine aldolase, which translates into the protein MTHERGFASDNNSGIHPDILNAMVEANQGHAVGYGGDRWTEQAIQLFKKEFGNDTEVFFVFNGTGANILSLKSASRSFNSIICAETAHIQVDECGAPEKFTGSKLLPVSTSDGKLRPEDIKPHLHGFGFEHHAQPGVISITQATELGTVYRKEEIQALADLAHGHGMYLHMDGARLANAAVALDMNFREFTRDAGVDILSFGGTKNGMMIGEAVVSFKPELATFTKYFRKQAAQLSSKMRFISTQFIPYLGDGLWKKNATHANRMARLLEEEIRSIEGVEITQPVDANGVFAIIPGELILELQKEFFFYTWDEQRNEVRWMTSFDTTEEDIHTFGNLLRQKMKK
- a CDS encoding glutathione peroxidase, which codes for MTLTTFAQEKTIYDFKVTDIDGKPFDMASLKGKKVLIVNTASKCGFTPQYKQLEAIYKKYGPDKFVIVGFPANNFMHQEPGTNSQIKTFCTENYDVTFPMMSKISVKGDDMAPLYQWLTEKSKNGIMDAPIKWNFQKFMIDKTGHLVGVALPQDKPDSEKIISWIESKN
- a CDS encoding deoxyribodipyrimidine photo-lyase — protein: MRKKEKSVVSIFWFRRDLRLEDNVGLMHALKTRENVLPLFVFDPEVFQRDENNRNVQVGFVYDTLLGIKEKLEIIGSGLYVAAGKPLDVFKALMDSYHIFCVYANREYEPYTLRRDDEVAAYLTSQRVEFHTYKDHVLFEQNEIVKDNGEPYTVFTAYKQRFQRKLNQSMVVAAVISTYAYNFLRTLPLAMPSLESMGYSRVEVPVPPRKLPAGLLKGYETDRDFPARNGTSHLGVHLRFGTVSIRKVTALAMQHSDTFLNELIWRNFYSVILWFFPRVVHASFKPAYDEIVWDNNKEHFKAWCEGRTGYPLVDAGMRELNATGYMHNRVRMVTASFLCKHLLVDWRWGEAYFARKLLDYDLASNNGGWQWAAGSGNDSAPYFRVFNPELQAKKFDPDGEYIVKWIPEYGTMSYPKPIVVHAEACERALARYAEAVKAKA
- the nusB gene encoding transcription antitermination factor NusB, yielding MISRRIIRTKVLQILYAHFTTTGKTINQSESELNFSIRKTYDLYHLLFALLIEIRDLAKERQTAGKHKNIPSWDDLHPNTRFVDNHIINRLKENEALNSYIEQNKISWKENPELIRKLYRELVESKFYQQYLLAESNSIQSDQKLCERFFIEMVLNNDLFESELEEQSIYWNDDLDFVVSMVIKTIKKVKQDPSPNLRLLSLYKDDEDRDYTIKLFRKTILKHEENHKIIELYTKNWDVERVALMDVLILEMAITELTDFPSIPIKVTLNEYIELSKYYSTKRSSTFINGVLDRISKDFQEDGRVVKAGRGLLDGK